One genomic segment of Candidatus Rokuibacteriota bacterium includes these proteins:
- a CDS encoding 2-hydroxyglutaryl-CoA dehydratase, translating to MRIAAGVDVGSTQTKAMLLNERREIVGRVLIDTGANVAKAAERAFDELLASAALRRDQVAYVVGTGYGRYKVTFGDAQITEISCHAKGAVFVFPGTRTVIDMGGQDAKGIRVGDGGEVKDFVMNDKCAAGTGRFLANAAEAIGLTLDEIGEISLRATNPVRLSTVCTVFVESDIMAYLAQGKKVEDILGGVHSAIAARTVALVRRVGIEPEVTFTGGVTRNIGMLRALEEKLGLSLNVSPESHFMGALGAALWALERAASQVPAAAGR from the coding sequence ATGCGCATCGCGGCAGGGGTGGACGTGGGCTCGACCCAGACCAAGGCCATGCTCCTGAACGAGCGGCGCGAGATCGTGGGGCGGGTCCTGATCGATACCGGCGCCAATGTCGCGAAGGCCGCCGAGCGGGCCTTCGACGAGCTTCTCGCCAGCGCGGCGCTGCGGCGGGACCAGGTTGCCTACGTGGTCGGGACGGGCTACGGGCGCTACAAGGTGACCTTCGGCGACGCGCAGATCACCGAGATCAGCTGCCACGCCAAGGGGGCGGTGTTCGTCTTTCCCGGGACGCGGACCGTGATCGACATGGGCGGCCAGGATGCCAAGGGCATCCGCGTGGGCGACGGCGGGGAGGTCAAGGACTTCGTCATGAACGACAAGTGCGCCGCCGGGACCGGACGGTTTCTGGCCAACGCCGCCGAGGCCATCGGTCTCACGCTGGACGAGATCGGCGAGATCTCCCTCCGCGCGACGAATCCGGTGCGCCTCTCCACGGTCTGCACGGTCTTCGTCGAGTCCGACATCATGGCCTACCTGGCCCAGGGGAAGAAGGTGGAGGACATCCTGGGGGGCGTGCACAGCGCGATCGCGGCGCGGACGGTGGCGCTGGTGCGACGGGTGGGGATCGAGCCCGAGGTCACGTTCACGGGCGGGGTCACGCGGAACATCGGGATGCTCCGCGCCCTGGAGGAGAAGCTCGGGCTCTCGCTCAACGTGAGCCCCGAGTCCCACTTCATGGGAGCCCTCGGGGCGGCGCTCTGGGCCCTGGAGCGGGCGGCGTCGCAGGTCCCCGCCGCCGCTGGGAGGTGA
- a CDS encoding 2-hydroxyglutaryl-CoA dehydratase yields the protein MLAVAGIDVGSRTTKAVVLDDTRRILGKGSARTRPDFPRVAGEALALALAEAGLAEGDLAYTATTGFGRYNVPSRDIQITDITCGARGAAFLYPGTSCVLDIGCQSTRAIRVRDGGKVKEFRTNDKCAAGAGGFIERAARYLEVGLEEVGGLSLEADSPQPISSVCAVLAESEIINHMTAGVSVENILRGIHLSLANRALALLKRVGLEPELTFIGGVARQAGMVRALEETVGITVNVPSDPELVGALGAALLGLARVEKLRAAAAAA from the coding sequence ATGCTCGCCGTGGCGGGGATCGACGTCGGCTCCCGGACGACCAAGGCCGTCGTCCTCGACGACACCCGGCGGATCCTCGGGAAGGGGAGCGCGCGGACCCGGCCAGATTTTCCGCGGGTCGCGGGCGAGGCGCTGGCCCTGGCCCTCGCCGAGGCAGGGCTCGCCGAGGGCGACCTGGCGTACACCGCGACGACCGGCTTCGGCCGCTACAACGTGCCCTCCCGCGACATCCAGATCACGGACATCACCTGCGGCGCGCGCGGGGCGGCCTTCCTCTATCCCGGGACCAGCTGTGTGCTCGACATCGGCTGCCAGTCCACGCGCGCCATCCGGGTCCGCGACGGAGGCAAGGTCAAGGAGTTCCGCACCAACGACAAGTGCGCGGCGGGCGCCGGTGGCTTCATCGAGCGCGCGGCGCGCTACCTCGAGGTCGGGCTCGAGGAGGTCGGCGGGCTCTCGCTGGAGGCCGACTCTCCGCAGCCGATCTCCAGCGTGTGCGCCGTCCTCGCCGAGTCCGAGATCATCAACCACATGACGGCGGGGGTGAGCGTGGAGAACATCCTGCGCGGCATCCACCTCTCCCTGGCCAATCGGGCCCTCGCCCTCCTGAAGCGCGTCGGGCTGGAGCCGGAGCTCACCTTCATCGGCGGGGTGGCCAGGCAGGCGGGGATGGTCAGGGCGCTGGAGGAGACGGTCGGGATCACCGTCAACGTCCCGTCCGACCCCGAGCTGGTGGGCGCGCTGGGGGCAGCCCTCCTGGGTCTCGCGAGGGTGGAGAAGCTGCGCGCCGCCGCCGCGGCCGCGTGA